The proteins below come from a single Methanobrevibacter sp. genomic window:
- a CDS encoding NAD(P)-binding domain-containing protein: MIIGFVGFGKVSKSLLRRIKSPDVKFITSHENRSRETLNQIKNENIQVLDTFREVAIKSDILISANSPKSALDVAKKYGRYCEGIYLDLNNISPDTTLAIDKHVKNLVDGAIIGKIDSENPILYIAGKRADELMFLDEYISTKKISENVGDVATLKLLRSSYTKTLSALLIESYEISKIRNLEAEFFEILALTEGDDFKEKSMSRIYNTLNNSKRKSEELEEIINYFDENDLVMVKAALRKISQ; encoded by the coding sequence ATGATTATAGGATTTGTAGGTTTTGGCAAAGTTTCTAAAAGTCTTTTAAGGAGAATAAAATCCCCTGATGTTAAGTTCATAACCTCCCATGAAAACAGGTCTCGTGAAACTTTGAATCAAATTAAAAATGAAAATATCCAGGTCTTAGATACTTTCAGGGAGGTAGCTATCAAATCAGATATTCTGATTTCTGCAAATTCACCTAAATCTGCATTGGATGTTGCTAAAAAATACGGCAGGTACTGTGAGGGCATTTACCTGGATTTAAATAACATATCTCCAGATACAACCTTGGCAATCGATAAACATGTAAAAAATCTAGTCGATGGAGCCATCATAGGAAAAATTGACTCTGAAAACCCTATTTTATATATTGCAGGTAAAAGAGCCGACGAATTGATGTTTCTGGATGAGTATATTTCAACTAAAAAAATCAGTGAAAATGTAGGTGATGTTGCTACTTTGAAATTGCTTAGAAGTTCATATACTAAAACATTATCCGCTCTTTTAATAGAATCCTATGAAATTTCCAAAATCCGCAATCTCGAAGCTGAATTTTTTGAAATCTTGGCATTGACTGAAGGTGATGATTTTAAGGAAAAGTCCATGTCAAGAATTTACAATACCCTAAACAATTCTAAAAGAAAATCCGAGGAATTGGAAGAAATAATTAATTATTTTGATGAAAATGATTTGGTAATGGTTAAAGCTGCATTAAGGAAAATCAGCCAATAA
- a CDS encoding VWA domain-containing protein, with translation MITKIANLSAQLRDEGLPVSIRSTQSAVQIYQDLGSDDRQLLKTALMAVYVKDRYDIPKFNKIFEKIFKEKVEQKASDPLEHSKAYRGAGPKSNKYVIKKQNTAFKNVQKEKINNEKLKMLSGQPILEEVKQLERDGELMNKDLTKLNRFDPRMLEICQRLGKRIANKRSRRKVKSSSNKIDMRKTIRANLKYGGVPVELVNAKPRPHKNEHLFLNDISGSCEWISSWFFMLMFSAQTAFKRSRTFEFDNKVIETTKALKEEYLIDSFVKVRDMRVKNMMVHGTSDMYSAFTKFQEMANINNKSYVIILSDCRDWSGPKVNGIPASVGVLEEIVRDSKKVVILNPEDKNKWDVVDSCVSLYEEAGAHVFEVNTLNQLAKFVEQM, from the coding sequence ATGATTACTAAAATTGCAAATTTATCCGCACAGTTAAGGGATGAAGGCCTGCCCGTAAGTATTAGAAGTACTCAATCTGCGGTTCAAATCTATCAGGACTTGGGTTCTGATGACAGGCAACTTTTAAAAACTGCTTTAATGGCGGTTTATGTCAAGGACAGATATGATATTCCTAAATTCAACAAGATTTTTGAAAAGATTTTCAAAGAAAAGGTAGAGCAAAAGGCATCTGACCCGCTGGAACACAGTAAAGCTTACAGAGGAGCAGGTCCAAAATCAAATAAATATGTAATTAAAAAGCAAAATACTGCCTTTAAAAATGTTCAAAAAGAAAAAATCAACAATGAAAAGTTAAAAATGTTATCCGGCCAGCCTATTCTGGAAGAAGTCAAACAGCTTGAAAGGGATGGGGAGCTGATGAACAAGGACTTAACTAAACTCAACAGATTTGATCCGAGGATGCTGGAAATTTGTCAAAGACTGGGAAAAAGAATAGCCAATAAGCGTTCAAGGCGAAAAGTCAAATCCAGTTCCAATAAAATTGACATGAGAAAAACAATACGTGCAAATCTCAAATATGGTGGAGTCCCTGTAGAGCTTGTTAATGCAAAACCAAGGCCACACAAGAACGAACATCTCTTCCTGAATGATATCAGCGGGTCCTGTGAGTGGATAAGTAGCTGGTTTTTCATGCTGATGTTTTCAGCACAGACTGCATTCAAACGCTCCAGAACTTTTGAGTTTGACAATAAGGTAATTGAAACTACAAAAGCATTAAAAGAGGAATATCTGATTGATTCTTTTGTTAAAGTAAGGGATATGAGAGTTAAGAATATGATGGTTCATGGAACATCAGACATGTATTCAGCCTTTACCAAGTTTCAGGAAATGGCAAATATAAATAATAAATCTTATGTGATTATACTATCCGATTGCAGGGATTGGTCCGGACCTAAGGTAAACGGCATTCCTGCCAGTGTGGGAGTTTTGGAAGAGATTGTAAGGGATTCTAAAAAAGTTGTAATATTGAATCCTGAAGACAAAAACAAATGGGATGTTGTTGACAGTTGTGTATCATTATATGAAGAGGCGGGAGCCCATGTATTCGAAGTAAATACTTTAAACCAACTGGCAAAATTTGTAGAACAGATGTAG
- a CDS encoding MoxR family ATPase has translation MQSDNISIKDIDELLLQSEYVSNNEISTTVYLSFLLGKPMLIEGPPGVGKTELAKVIAKAFERDFFRIQCYEGITFEQIVGEWNYQKQLLHLEAARNETDSEEKIFDEEYFIQRPLLNAFLNENDSVLLIDEIDKADEEVESFLLQALGEQEITINDLGTFQLKNDLIVILTSNSQRSLLDETKDRCLFLYIPYPTVEREIEIVKSKIPDADDEVVSTVVKLVQNIRNLNLMKKPSVRGTVDWVKSVTNLGTKNLDESLESSIGVAIKTESDKKRVIKDVLNKR, from the coding sequence TTGCAATCAGATAACATATCTATTAAAGACATTGATGAATTACTTTTACAGTCAGAATATGTTTCAAATAATGAAATTTCAACAACTGTATATTTATCATTTTTGCTTGGAAAACCAATGTTAATCGAAGGACCGCCTGGTGTAGGTAAAACAGAGCTTGCAAAAGTAATTGCAAAGGCATTTGAAAGAGATTTTTTCAGGATTCAATGTTATGAAGGAATTACTTTTGAGCAGATTGTCGGTGAATGGAACTATCAAAAGCAACTGCTTCATTTGGAAGCCGCCAGAAATGAGACAGATAGTGAAGAAAAAATATTCGATGAAGAATATTTCATACAAAGGCCTCTTCTCAATGCTTTTTTAAATGAAAATGATTCCGTATTGCTGATAGATGAAATTGATAAGGCCGATGAGGAAGTTGAAAGTTTCTTGCTTCAGGCATTGGGTGAACAGGAGATAACAATTAATGACCTCGGAACATTCCAACTGAAAAATGATTTAATTGTTATATTAACTTCCAACTCACAGAGATCACTTCTTGATGAAACCAAGGACAGATGCTTATTTTTATACATTCCATACCCTACTGTTGAAAGGGAAATTGAAATCGTCAAATCCAAAATACCTGATGCGGATGATGAGGTAGTCTCTACTGTTGTTAAACTGGTTCAGAATATCCGTAACTTAAATCTGATGAAAAAACCGTCCGTAAGAGGTACTGTTGACTGGGTAAAATCAGTCACTAATCTCGGAACAAAAAATCTAGATGAATCACTTGAAAGCAGTATTGGCGTAGCTATTAAGACAGAAAGCGATAAGAAAAGAGTCATTAAGGATGTCTTGAACAAACGATAA
- a CDS encoding 5,10-methylenetetrahydromethanopterin reductase, which translates to MKTMKFGIGIIPQDNLDENIELIKLAEDVGFEYAWISHKSDMNMYQLLKAITLETETIKIGPGVTNPYIKNVENFLYEMIHLNNLSNKRTVFGIGPGNRKIMKELNRQWSNPVSTLKEYVQKLHESFEKKKSNIPIYIGAQSPKLLRISGEISDGCIVNASHPKDYEELLPHIQKGIDHSKKDMKDFDIAAYTPTSIDNDIEIAKNASKIVVAFIIAGCAPPLLERHDIPQEVRDNIYLSLSRGNIGNALRFIEDDLIDIFSVAGTSKEIIPKIDTLKESGVTQFIVSAPFGRQQNESIKLFEDVISSF; encoded by the coding sequence ATGAAGACTATGAAATTCGGCATAGGAATTATTCCACAAGATAACTTAGATGAAAACATTGAACTAATTAAACTAGCTGAAGATGTCGGATTTGAATATGCATGGATTTCACATAAATCAGATATGAATATGTATCAGCTTTTAAAAGCCATTACCCTTGAAACCGAAACAATAAAAATTGGTCCTGGCGTTACAAATCCATATATTAAAAATGTAGAAAACTTCTTATATGAAATGATTCATCTCAATAACTTATCTAACAAAAGGACAGTATTTGGAATTGGACCTGGAAACAGAAAAATTATGAAAGAATTGAACAGGCAATGGTCCAATCCTGTATCTACACTTAAAGAATATGTTCAAAAACTTCATGAATCCTTTGAAAAGAAAAAATCAAATATACCAATATATATCGGAGCTCAAAGTCCTAAACTGCTGAGGATATCCGGAGAAATTTCAGACGGCTGCATTGTAAATGCATCACATCCCAAAGATTATGAAGAATTGCTTCCCCACATCCAAAAGGGAATTGACCATTCAAAAAAAGATATGAAAGATTTTGACATAGCCGCTTACACACCGACATCCATTGACAATGATATTGAAATAGCTAAAAATGCATCCAAAATTGTTGTTGCATTCATAATAGCAGGATGTGCTCCGCCACTACTTGAAAGACATGACATTCCCCAGGAAGTTAGGGACAACATATACCTCTCATTAAGTCGGGGAAATATCGGAAATGCACTTAGATTCATTGAGGATGATTTAATAGACATATTTTCAGTTGCCGGAACTTCAAAAGAGATTATTCCAAAAATTGATACCTTAAAAGAAAGTGGTGTAACACAGTTCATTGTTAGTGCACCATTTGGCAGGCAACAGAACGAATCTATAAAATTATTCGAAGATGTGATTTCCAGTTTTTAA
- a CDS encoding nucleotidyltransferase family protein: protein MLILIGISADFDPVHKGHEKLIKEARKLADRENKKVVVYLNKGFSANHAPFFVDFDARSEMALSLGADEVKSFEGLHHRLVLSYSVPIRLKQMIDDGVTDYITSASITLDEIKQKAQPFIDEGNFVGMPKSYKNRNEIRWYAINEFLGSKLKYHVIKEFNKDKYSGRIIRQSIIDNDMVISQDVKKLLPKTTVEILEREIDAGRVPGERNWKDIYKRMNTYSRGNLEKIAYLNGTTINEIIKRRVYRDPESIWAVFRRSDYGPVMTRLAISAIEMDVSKREVMDLMKSYEAQGVIPDNQKVQKVIDRAWYVASSGKSAREANETFRSQNIEVNAPLTLEAGLNLTKFETKITKEGLNTDLYVDKNGKISVQFKSEGKKIKTNLRLPAVEVTYLRYIMDSHFIPVSGSIKKAKKGFKVNVVIG from the coding sequence GTGTTAATATTGATTGGAATTAGTGCAGATTTTGACCCCGTACATAAAGGTCATGAAAAATTAATTAAGGAAGCTAGAAAGTTAGCTGATAGGGAAAATAAAAAAGTTGTCGTGTATTTGAATAAGGGTTTTAGTGCAAACCATGCCCCATTTTTTGTTGATTTTGATGCGCGTAGTGAAATGGCGCTGTCTTTAGGTGCAGATGAAGTGAAATCATTTGAAGGCCTTCATCACAGACTGGTTTTATCATATAGTGTCCCAATAAGACTTAAACAAATGATTGATGATGGGGTGACAGATTATATAACCTCTGCAAGCATCACCCTGGATGAAATAAAACAAAAGGCACAACCGTTTATTGACGAAGGCAATTTTGTTGGAATGCCCAAAAGCTACAAAAATAGAAATGAAATCAGATGGTATGCAATAAATGAATTTTTAGGCTCAAAGCTAAAGTATCATGTCATAAAAGAATTCAACAAAGACAAATATTCCGGAAGAATAATCAGGCAATCAATTATTGACAACGACATGGTAATATCACAGGATGTTAAAAAATTACTCCCTAAAACTACCGTTGAAATTCTTGAAAGGGAAATTGATGCAGGCAGGGTTCCCGGCGAGAGAAACTGGAAAGACATATACAAAAGAATGAACACATATTCACGGGGGAATCTTGAAAAAATAGCTTACCTCAACGGAACTACAATAAACGAAATCATTAAAAGAAGAGTTTACAGAGACCCCGAATCCATTTGGGCGGTATTCAGAAGATCAGATTACGGCCCTGTGATGACAAGACTGGCCATCAGCGCAATTGAAATGGACGTCAGTAAAAGAGAAGTAATGGATTTGATGAAAAGCTATGAAGCACAGGGAGTAATTCCGGACAATCAAAAAGTTCAAAAGGTAATTGACAGAGCATGGTACGTGGCAAGCAGCGGTAAAAGTGCACGGGAAGCTAATGAAACATTCAGAAGCCAGAATATCGAGGTAAATGCACCATTGACCCTTGAAGCGGGACTTAACTTAACAAAATTTGAAACAAAAATTACAAAAGAAGGTCTCAATACCGATTTGTATGTTGACAAGAACGGCAAAATATCTGTTCAGTTCAAAAGTGAAGGTAAAAAGATTAAAACAAATCTTAGACTTCCTGCAGTTGAAGTTACATACTTAAGATACATTATGGATTCTCATTTCATTCCGGTTAGCGGAAGCATAAAAAAAGCTAAAAAAGGTTTTAAGGTTAATGTGGTTATTGGCTGA
- the mer gene encoding 5,10-methylenetetrahydromethanopterin reductase, with protein sequence MKFGIEFVPQIPLDELVSLVKLAEDVGFEYAWITDHYNNKNVYETLALIANETETIKMGPGVTNPYVRSPAISASAIATIDEISEGRATFGIGPGDKATFDALGIAWEKPVSTIKAAIADINTLLSGGKTEAGAALGGAKAVQEHIPIYMGAQGPKMLETAGEIADGVLINASNPKDYEAAMPMIKKGIEAAGGDKAFDVGAYTATSIGADSEAAKNAAKIVVAFIAAGSPAPVIERHGLPEGFNEQMGAFLAKGDFGGAIGAVTDEALDAFSVCGTPDEFIPKIEGLAEMGVTQYVAGSPVGKNVEESIKLLGDVIASF encoded by the coding sequence ATGAAGTTCGGTATAGAATTCGTACCACAAATACCATTAGATGAATTAGTAAGTTTAGTAAAATTAGCAGAAGACGTCGGTTTTGAATACGCATGGATCACAGATCACTACAACAACAAAAACGTATACGAAACCTTAGCATTAATTGCAAATGAAACTGAAACCATTAAAATGGGTCCTGGTGTAACCAACCCATACGTAAGAAGCCCTGCAATTTCCGCTTCTGCAATCGCAACCATTGACGAAATCTCAGAAGGAAGAGCAACCTTCGGTATTGGTCCTGGTGACAAAGCAACTTTCGATGCTTTAGGAATCGCTTGGGAAAAACCAGTATCCACAATTAAAGCAGCAATCGCTGACATTAACACTTTATTATCCGGTGGAAAAACCGAAGCTGGTGCAGCATTAGGTGGAGCAAAAGCTGTTCAAGAACACATCCCTATTTACATGGGTGCTCAAGGACCTAAAATGTTAGAAACCGCTGGAGAAATCGCAGATGGTGTATTAATTAACGCTTCCAACCCTAAAGATTACGAAGCAGCTATGCCTATGATCAAAAAAGGTATCGAAGCAGCTGGTGGAGACAAAGCATTTGACGTAGGTGCATACACTGCAACTTCCATTGGTGCTGACTCTGAGGCAGCTAAAAACGCTGCAAAAATCGTTGTTGCTTTCATTGCAGCAGGTTCCCCTGCTCCAGTTATCGAAAGACACGGATTACCTGAAGGATTCAACGAACAAATGGGTGCTTTCTTAGCTAAAGGTGACTTCGGTGGAGCTATTGGTGCTGTAACCGATGAAGCACTTGACGCATTTTCCGTATGTGGTACTCCTGATGAGTTCATTCCAAAAATTGAAGGCTTAGCTGAAATGGGTGTAACTCAATACGTAGCAGGATCCCCTGTTGGTAAAAACGTAGAAGAATCCATTAAATTATTAGGAGACGTAATCGCAAGTTTCTAA
- a CDS encoding DUF308 domain-containing protein produces MKTKFISLLAIIFGLIIIIFPTMGLIGVGSLIGLSVLLMSIYLFVVGVSIIDYNTSGAILNLIMALILLFVSFGLIFNPMLLGFLTEITMYIAGIMLIVVALVSLINNRNSRYGFYIGIAGIVLGLLYIVIGTYLSNPIILGALIGIWLVISGVLNLLDN; encoded by the coding sequence ATGAAAACTAAATTTATTAGTTTACTAGCTATAATTTTCGGATTAATCATTATTATATTTCCGACAATGGGACTGATTGGAGTTGGATCTTTAATCGGCCTGTCAGTATTGTTAATGTCAATATACCTGTTTGTTGTTGGAGTATCAATCATTGATTACAATACATCAGGAGCAATACTCAATTTGATAATGGCATTGATACTGTTATTTGTGAGTTTCGGTTTGATATTCAATCCTATGCTTCTAGGATTTTTAACTGAAATCACAATGTACATTGCAGGAATAATGTTGATTGTTGTAGCATTGGTATCCCTAATCAATAACCGAAATTCCAGATACGGATTTTATATTGGAATTGCCGGAATTGTTCTTGGATTGTTGTACATAGTAATTGGAACTTATCTTTCAAACCCAATAATCCTAGGTGCATTAATAGGAATATGGTTAGTGATTAGTGGTGTTTTAAACTTATTGGATAATTAA
- a CDS encoding MoaD/ThiS family protein, producing MSFTLIYKNLNEKREIPNENYSIKDLLNDLELSAQTIVSKQNGELVIEDTIIEEDDEIQLVQIIYGG from the coding sequence ATGTCATTTACATTAATATATAAAAATTTAAATGAAAAACGTGAAATACCAAATGAAAATTATTCCATTAAGGATTTACTTAACGATTTGGAATTATCCGCTCAGACAATTGTATCTAAACAAAACGGTGAACTGGTGATTGAAGATACAATTATTGAAGAAGATGATGAGATACAGTTAGTTCAAATAATATATGGTGGTTAA
- a CDS encoding TIGR00269 family protein: MQCSKCGNPKVIIKKEQSGQILCKDCFIESIEKKVIQTIKKEKLLDKGDKVLVALSGGKDSVTTLEILNSYRERNIIDICAVTVDEGIANYRQAGVDIAIRHAERLGIEHKVVSLKENYGISLDEIMQRENHKGSCTYCGVFRRTIINKAAREMGATKIATGHNLDDEVQAIMMNYLEGNTDNLTKLGAKTESKAEEFTPKIKPLREIPEREIGLYVVAKDLEVHFDSCPYAMQSFRGEVSELINQLNEKHPTIKYSTLRGYDKIKNILKDELKKEYAHGRCVRCGEPSSNELCKACSFLEEFGL, translated from the coding sequence ATGCAGTGTAGTAAATGTGGTAATCCTAAAGTCATTATTAAAAAAGAGCAATCCGGCCAGATACTGTGCAAGGACTGTTTTATTGAATCTATTGAAAAAAAGGTAATTCAAACAATTAAAAAAGAAAAGTTGTTGGATAAGGGGGATAAGGTTTTGGTTGCACTTTCAGGAGGTAAGGACAGTGTAACTACCCTGGAAATATTGAACAGTTATCGTGAAAGGAACATTATAGATATTTGTGCCGTTACAGTTGATGAAGGCATTGCCAATTACAGGCAGGCAGGTGTGGATATAGCGATACGCCATGCCGAAAGATTAGGCATTGAACATAAAGTTGTTTCTTTAAAGGAAAATTACGGCATCAGTCTGGATGAAATAATGCAGAGAGAAAACCATAAGGGGTCATGCACCTACTGCGGAGTATTCAGAAGAACCATCATTAATAAGGCAGCCCGTGAAATGGGAGCCACCAAGATTGCAACAGGCCATAACCTTGATGATGAAGTTCAGGCAATCATGATGAATTACCTTGAGGGAAATACAGACAATCTCACTAAACTCGGAGCAAAAACAGAATCAAAGGCTGAGGAATTTACTCCAAAAATCAAACCGCTTAGGGAAATTCCGGAACGTGAAATCGGATTGTATGTTGTTGCAAAGGACCTGGAAGTTCATTTTGACAGCTGTCCATATGCCATGCAATCATTCAGGGGTGAAGTTTCAGAGCTTATAAACCAGCTGAATGAAAAACATCCAACCATCAAATACTCCACTTTAAGGGGTTATGATAAAATAAAAAACATACTGAAAGACGAACTTAAAAAGGAATATGCTCATGGAAGATGCGTCAGATGCGGAGAGCCATCATCCAATGAATTATGTAAGGCATGTTCATTTTTAGAAGAATTCGGATTGTGA
- a CDS encoding DUF89 domain-containing protein, with protein MKISYECGPCFLRQAREAMDLSTDDEMLKMEIMEDIFKFLSENFKVGTNSNSTGSTMHKMIKQKTGCADPYYREKIEGNEIALKYLPDVKKILEEDDSLENYVKIAIIGNILDFGAFTLDDDIESVIKCSLKKDLVIKDIEEFEESLKANDKVLYLVDNTGEIVFDKLLLSKISEYGLKITIAVKSEPILNDACMAEALDAGLDEFGEIVEIGAGTVGYVDSEISDEFREIFNSHKFIISKGMGNYEGLTEIDLSDKEIYFLLCAKCNTISRDIGVNLHDMLLFKK; from the coding sequence GTGAAGATTAGTTATGAATGCGGCCCATGTTTTTTAAGGCAGGCACGTGAAGCAATGGATTTGTCCACTGATGATGAAATGCTTAAAATGGAAATAATGGAAGACATCTTTAAATTTTTAAGTGAAAACTTTAAGGTAGGAACCAATTCAAACAGCACAGGTTCAACCATGCATAAGATGATTAAGCAAAAAACAGGGTGTGCTGATCCATACTACAGGGAAAAGATTGAAGGAAATGAAATTGCCTTGAAGTACTTGCCGGATGTAAAAAAGATACTGGAAGAGGACGACAGTCTGGAAAACTATGTTAAAATAGCTATTATTGGAAATATCCTTGATTTTGGAGCATTCACATTGGATGATGATATAGAAAGTGTAATCAAATGTTCACTGAAGAAGGATTTGGTTATTAAGGATATTGAAGAATTTGAAGAATCCCTTAAAGCTAATGATAAAGTATTGTACTTGGTGGACAATACCGGAGAGATAGTATTTGACAAGTTACTTCTATCAAAAATTAGTGAATACGGATTAAAGATTACTATAGCAGTCAAATCCGAACCTATTCTAAACGATGCATGCATGGCCGAGGCATTGGATGCAGGTCTTGACGAATTTGGAGAGATCGTTGAGATAGGTGCCGGAACAGTGGGTTATGTCGACAGTGAAATTTCAGATGAATTCAGGGAAATTTTCAACAGCCATAAATTCATAATATCAAAGGGAATGGGCAATTACGAAGGATTGACTGAAATAGATTTGTCCGATAAGGAAATTTACTTTTTGTTATGTGCAAAATGCAATACCATTTCAAGAGATATCGGCGTTAATTTACATGATATGTTGCTTTTTAAGAAATAA
- a CDS encoding archaeosine biosynthesis radical SAM protein RaSEA has protein sequence MEIENLTKEIRQRAFERKDPKTPEQVGASWYNDDLTYDGVAKTLFIILPTPGCAWAVGDSGGCTMCSYVSDCTLEPIDTPTILKIFNDHLSRHPIAEEDKISVKLFASGSFLNPYELPKDARDEILKTLMELGNITEIIVESRPEYVKEEILDEIFEIIGDTLFEVSIGLETSNDYTRLKKINKGFTRDDFENAVKLMQNLKDTKGYNLKSKAYIFVKPILVSESQAIDEAIQTARYCDSVGVNRLSFCPATIHGGTVIERFWRKGAYQPPWIWSCIEIINTVRDELDIPALMDTSGFGSRRGPYNCKKCNKDLKHMIIANNLTQSKIEYDCECKGEWLAEVNNSDMNSSTVEIKHIPLY, from the coding sequence ATGGAAATTGAAAATTTAACTAAAGAAATTCGGCAGAGAGCTTTTGAGCGAAAAGATCCAAAAACTCCAGAACAGGTTGGAGCAAGCTGGTACAATGATGATTTAACCTATGACGGTGTTGCGAAAACATTATTCATAATCCTGCCAACTCCAGGTTGTGCCTGGGCAGTTGGAGACAGCGGAGGATGTACAATGTGCAGTTATGTTTCCGATTGTACATTGGAGCCTATCGATACACCCACTATTTTAAAAATATTTAACGATCATTTATCCAGGCACCCCATAGCTGAAGAGGACAAGATTTCTGTAAAATTATTTGCATCAGGAAGTTTCTTAAATCCTTATGAGCTTCCAAAGGATGCCCGTGACGAAATTTTAAAGACCCTGATGGAATTGGGAAATATCACAGAGATTATTGTTGAATCCCGACCTGAGTATGTAAAAGAGGAAATCCTAGATGAAATTTTCGAAATAATCGGTGATACACTGTTTGAAGTAAGTATAGGTCTTGAAACTTCAAATGATTATACCCGACTTAAAAAAATCAATAAGGGATTCACACGTGATGATTTTGAAAATGCAGTTAAACTTATGCAAAACCTAAAGGACACAAAAGGATATAACTTGAAATCAAAGGCATACATTTTTGTTAAACCTATTTTAGTTTCAGAATCCCAGGCAATTGATGAAGCGATTCAAACAGCCAGATACTGCGATTCAGTAGGAGTTAACAGATTATCATTCTGTCCCGCCACCATACATGGAGGAACCGTTATTGAAAGATTTTGGAGAAAAGGAGCATATCAGCCTCCATGGATCTGGTCATGTATTGAAATCATCAATACCGTACGCGATGAGCTGGACATACCTGCACTCATGGATACTTCAGGATTCGGTTCCAGAAGAGGACCTTATAACTGTAAAAAATGTAATAAAGATTTGAAACATATGATTATAGCTAACAATTTAACACAAAGCAAAATTGAATATGACTGTGAATGCAAAGGAGAATGGTTAGCTGAAGTTAATAACTCAGATATGAATTCATCAACTGTTGAGATAAAACATATCCCATTATATTAA